From one candidate division KSB1 bacterium genomic stretch:
- a CDS encoding nucleotidyltransferase family protein, which yields MKAFLLAAGIGSRLRPITEKIPKCLVPIDGKPLLYHWLKLFEQHHIDEVLINVHHLPDLIFEFFEMYSFQVKVHTVFEQELLGSAGTVRNNFDFVCQEQNFLICYADNLTNLNLTRMIKFHQRQRPIATIGLFQTENPTQCGIAELAEDCTIIEFIEKPSHPKSNLAGAGIYVVNHQIWHYLPDRYPSDFGFDVLPQLVGKMKGYLIKEYFIDVGTVENYERARKEFPLIKRSADILAKS from the coding sequence ATGAAAGCATTTTTATTGGCCGCTGGGATCGGGTCGCGATTGCGCCCAATCACCGAAAAAATACCCAAATGCTTGGTACCGATCGATGGAAAACCGCTGCTCTATCACTGGCTAAAATTGTTCGAGCAACATCATATCGACGAAGTCTTGATCAATGTTCATCATTTGCCCGATTTGATCTTCGAGTTTTTCGAGATGTATTCGTTCCAGGTGAAGGTTCACACGGTTTTCGAACAGGAACTATTGGGCAGTGCTGGGACGGTCCGAAATAATTTCGATTTCGTCTGTCAGGAACAAAATTTCTTGATCTGTTACGCCGATAATTTGACCAATTTAAATTTGACGCGCATGATCAAGTTTCACCAGCGGCAGCGCCCTATCGCGACGATCGGCTTGTTTCAGACGGAGAATCCTACGCAATGCGGGATTGCAGAGTTAGCTGAGGATTGTACAATCATCGAGTTCATCGAGAAGCCCAGCCATCCGAAGAGCAATTTGGCCGGGGCGGGTATTTATGTGGTGAATCACCAAATCTGGCATTATCTCCCAGACCGTTATCCGTCCGATTTCGGTTTCGATGTCTTGCCCCAGTTGGTTGGCAAGATGAAAGGTTATCTCATCAAAGAATATTTTATTGATGTCGGTACCGTGGAAAACTATGAGCGAGCGCGCAAGGAATTCCCGTTGATTAAGCGTTCAGCCGACATATTGGCTAAAAGCTGA
- a CDS encoding WecB/TagA/CpsF family glycosyltransferase, with protein sequence MNRKINVLGYPVDNLTSDEIIEQITEAINRRAKTHVLAINANKFYQSRTDPLLARIMREAEIVIPEYAFVWAAKKLNQPLAEHIGGIMLMRKLLEVAQRNDFSFFFLGAKPEVINQMVIKVKRQYGDQIVAGWHHGYFADDTEVIEQINRSGANILFVAMGVPRQEYFIHNNRSKIQVPVMLGVGGSFDVFAGIRKETPSYLRHGFEWIYRLIQDPKNLWKRYLTTNPYFVLQVLKHKFIGNGHRKILDLPVFEQKA encoded by the coding sequence ATGAATAGAAAGATCAATGTGCTTGGTTATCCTGTGGATAATTTAACGAGTGATGAAATCATCGAGCAGATCACTGAGGCGATAAATCGGAGGGCAAAGACTCATGTTCTGGCCATCAACGCCAATAAATTTTATCAGAGCCGAACAGATCCGTTATTAGCTCGCATCATGCGGGAAGCTGAGATCGTCATTCCCGAATATGCTTTCGTTTGGGCGGCGAAAAAGCTCAATCAGCCTCTTGCTGAGCATATTGGGGGGATTATGTTGATGCGAAAGTTGCTGGAAGTTGCCCAAAGAAACGACTTTTCCTTTTTCTTTCTCGGGGCAAAGCCTGAGGTGATCAACCAAATGGTGATCAAGGTGAAGCGGCAATATGGTGATCAGATCGTGGCTGGCTGGCATCATGGCTATTTCGCTGATGATACGGAAGTGATCGAGCAAATCAATCGCAGTGGCGCCAATATCCTGTTTGTCGCAATGGGGGTGCCTCGTCAAGAATATTTTATTCATAACAATCGATCCAAAATCCAGGTGCCGGTGATGCTGGGAGTCGGCGGCAGCTTCGATGTGTTTGCCGGGATTCGCAAAGAGACCCCCTCCTATTTGCGCCATGGTTTCGAGTGGATCTATCGGCTGATTCAAGATCCTAAAAACCTGTGGAAGCGGTATTTGACTACGAATCCATACTTCGTTTTGCAAGTTCTCAAACATAAATTCATTGGAAATGGTCATCGAAAGATACTTGACCTGCCAGTGTTTGAACAGAAAGCATAG
- a CDS encoding NAD-dependent epimerase/dehydratase family protein has protein sequence MNCLVTGGAGFIGSHTVDALLARGYFVRILDNLSKPVHAKGMPDYVPKEAEFQLGDVRNKEDWLKALKGIEVVYHFAAYQDYLPDFSTFVHVNSVSTALLYELIVAHKLPIKKVIVASSQAVYGEGKYRCPRCNRIKFPDIRPQHKLEQGDWNHRCIDCGTTLQAMWTNEKRVNPQNQYALSKYLQEQLSINIGKRYQIPTVCLRYSIVQGPRQSVYNAYSGACRIFCLSLFLDRQPPVYEDGQQVRDFVNIFDVVQANLKVLDSPEADYQVFNVGGGKCYTVLEFAQLVAKIFNKNITPCITGQYRFGDTRHIFSDISRLKSIGWRPTHTVEESVRSYLEWLKQLPEIDDVLDRALSTMKALNVVRSAKTTYSKNARVAALA, from the coding sequence ATGAATTGTTTAGTAACTGGTGGAGCAGGTTTTATCGGATCTCACACAGTGGATGCTTTATTGGCCCGGGGATATTTCGTTCGAATATTGGACAATTTATCGAAGCCAGTTCATGCGAAGGGGATGCCCGATTACGTCCCCAAAGAAGCTGAGTTTCAATTGGGAGATGTGCGCAACAAAGAAGATTGGCTGAAGGCGTTGAAGGGAATTGAGGTGGTTTATCATTTTGCAGCGTATCAGGATTATCTTCCCGACTTCAGCACGTTTGTCCATGTCAATAGCGTCAGCACCGCGCTGCTGTACGAGTTGATTGTGGCGCACAAGCTTCCGATCAAAAAAGTGATTGTGGCGTCTTCACAGGCGGTTTACGGCGAAGGCAAATATCGCTGCCCAAGGTGCAATCGCATCAAATTTCCCGATATTCGACCGCAGCACAAATTAGAGCAAGGCGATTGGAACCACCGCTGCATCGACTGCGGGACGACGCTCCAGGCCATGTGGACCAATGAGAAACGAGTAAACCCCCAGAATCAGTACGCTCTATCAAAGTACCTGCAAGAACAACTTAGCATTAATATTGGCAAGCGCTATCAGATTCCAACTGTATGTTTGCGGTACTCTATCGTCCAAGGTCCTCGGCAGTCGGTCTACAATGCCTATTCGGGGGCCTGTCGAATTTTTTGCCTTAGCCTATTTCTGGATCGTCAGCCTCCCGTGTATGAAGATGGCCAGCAAGTGCGCGATTTTGTCAATATTTTCGACGTTGTTCAAGCTAACCTCAAAGTTCTGGATTCTCCAGAAGCGGATTATCAGGTTTTTAACGTAGGAGGCGGGAAATGCTATACAGTTTTGGAATTTGCCCAATTGGTGGCCAAGATTTTTAACAAAAATATAACGCCGTGCATTACCGGTCAATACCGATTTGGTGATACGCGTCATATTTTTTCCGACATTTCCCGGTTAAAATCGATCGGTTGGCGTCCCACCCATACCGTGGAGGAAAGCGTACGATCGTATCTTGAATGGCTGAAACAATTGCCAGAGATCGACGATGTACTGGATCGGGCTTTATCAACTATGAAAGCGCTCAATGTGGTACGATCTGCTAAAACGACCTATTCCAAGAATGCGCGCGTCGCTGCGTTAGCTTAA
- a CDS encoding DUF3467 domain-containing protein has protein sequence MNQPPIQQQINIELGEKEAEGIYSNLAIITHSPAEFIIDFTRMLPGVPKTRVYARIIMTPQHAKSLSRALEDNIKKYESQFGEIKILGDSKSKTVGFQPPSASDSNLESN, from the coding sequence ATGAATCAACCACCGATCCAACAGCAGATCAATATTGAATTAGGAGAAAAGGAGGCAGAGGGAATCTATTCGAATTTGGCAATCATCACGCATTCTCCAGCCGAATTCATCATCGATTTCACAAGGATGCTTCCTGGGGTCCCTAAAACCCGTGTCTATGCCCGGATCATCATGACTCCCCAGCACGCCAAGTCCCTGTCGCGCGCGCTGGAGGACAATATCAAAAAATACGAATCGCAATTCGGTGAAATAAAAATTTTGGGCGACTCGAAAAGCAAAACGGTCGGCTTTCAACCGCCAAGTGCATCTGATTCCAATTTAGAATCAAATTGA
- a CDS encoding porin family protein: MRTRLLLTWIVSSLLWPGWVSPQQSHSEKIGLGVEIGHWRPNDLSDAVDLTPSIKTKNHPYIGLMVLMPWRWGMTFRTSIGYWHYCNSSTQPTPLSIEIGSLLIDLKYSILSDVMLIPYLSYGMGWFAGKTVRSKPRLSALGQSDELGIGANIGTGFDFQFSRKINLVAEFRYHYVKFKHTVAFTDNYSGPKISLGFIYWF, translated from the coding sequence TTGAGGACGCGATTATTACTCACATGGATAGTCAGCAGTTTGCTTTGGCCAGGATGGGTATCGCCTCAACAAAGCCATTCAGAGAAGATTGGCCTGGGGGTTGAGATCGGCCACTGGCGTCCCAACGATTTGAGCGATGCGGTTGACCTGACGCCCTCAATCAAAACAAAGAATCACCCATATATTGGGCTAATGGTGCTTATGCCGTGGCGTTGGGGGATGACATTTCGGACCAGCATTGGCTATTGGCACTATTGCAATAGCAGCACACAGCCGACCCCCCTAAGCATTGAGATCGGTTCGCTTCTAATCGATCTCAAATATTCTATCCTTTCGGATGTGATGTTAATCCCCTATCTCAGCTATGGCATGGGATGGTTTGCTGGTAAAACGGTCCGCTCCAAACCGCGGTTATCGGCCCTGGGCCAAAGCGATGAATTAGGCATCGGCGCCAATATTGGTACTGGGTTCGACTTCCAGTTCTCGCGCAAAATAAATCTAGTGGCAGAATTCCGATATCACTACGTGAAATTTAAGCATACCGTAGCCTTCACAGATAACTACAGCGGTCCGAAAATCAGCCTCGGATTCATTTATTGGTTTTGA
- a CDS encoding GHMP kinase — protein sequence MIISQTPLRISLAGGGTDLASFYRQEEGWVISSAIDKYVFVIVKERFDDKIYINYSRKEIVDSVDQIEHDLVREAMRKTRVDHGVEITTLADIPSTGSGLGSSSSVTVGLLNALYAYQGELVTAERLAREACEIEIDILGKPIGKQDQYIAAYGGIRFFRFMPNEEVIVEKVDLENSMRRRFGANLLLFFTGKTRSADAILSEQRANTNSKMELLRGIKQQAAQIRAAIETRQFDEVGKILAQSWQLKKGLASQISNGDIDKMYAEAINAGALGGKISGAGGGGFLLLYCPREKQNQVREALKDYREFPFFLEKYGSKIIFNMGRYEWK from the coding sequence ATGATTATTTCCCAAACACCATTACGGATCAGCTTGGCTGGAGGGGGAACGGACCTGGCATCGTTTTATCGCCAAGAAGAGGGTTGGGTGATCAGCTCTGCCATTGATAAATATGTGTTCGTGATCGTGAAGGAACGATTTGATGATAAGATTTACATAAATTATTCGAGGAAAGAGATTGTTGATTCGGTGGATCAGATCGAACATGATCTGGTTCGCGAGGCCATGCGCAAAACGCGGGTGGATCATGGCGTAGAGATCACCACTTTGGCGGATATTCCATCTACTGGCTCTGGCCTAGGGTCATCCAGCAGCGTGACAGTCGGGTTATTGAATGCGTTGTATGCGTATCAGGGTGAATTGGTGACCGCTGAGCGGCTGGCGCGGGAAGCGTGCGAGATTGAAATTGATATTTTGGGCAAGCCGATCGGCAAGCAGGATCAATACATTGCGGCGTATGGCGGTATTCGCTTTTTCCGCTTCATGCCAAACGAGGAGGTGATTGTTGAAAAGGTTGATCTTGAAAATAGCATGAGAAGGAGATTTGGAGCCAATTTGTTGCTGTTTTTTACTGGAAAAACCAGAAGTGCCGATGCCATTTTGAGTGAGCAAAGGGCCAATACCAATAGCAAAATGGAGCTGTTGCGAGGCATCAAGCAACAGGCGGCCCAAATTCGAGCTGCTATCGAGACGCGGCAGTTCGATGAGGTCGGCAAAATATTGGCTCAGAGCTGGCAATTGAAAAAAGGCCTTGCCAGCCAGATTTCGAATGGGGACATCGACAAAATGTATGCAGAAGCGATCAATGCTGGCGCACTCGGGGGAAAAATTTCTGGCGCCGGTGGCGGAGGGTTCTTGTTATTGTACTGTCCACGGGAAAAGCAGAATCAGGTCCGGGAAGCACTGAAAGACTACCGCGAATTTCCGTTTTTCCTGGAAAAATACGGTTCAAAGATTATCTTTAATATGGGGAGATACGAATGGAAATGA
- a CDS encoding SIS domain-containing protein, whose amino-acid sequence MEMITEYFNRVYAACNSLRLEENQKLIQILEYAYYHNKHVFFFGNGGSGATASHFCEDLGKGTLNGKKDIKRFRTISLTDNTPYILALANDEGYESIFVEQLRNLADPGDVAIGISGSGNSPNVLRAIDYANKHNMITVGMTGFNGGRLKKIAQYCLHIPIDDMGITECVHSIIAHYITDYFREKINQQHHEIDRMATVFEVEVEQHRMLENIKL is encoded by the coding sequence ATGGAAATGATCACAGAGTACTTCAACCGGGTGTATGCAGCGTGTAATTCCCTTCGGCTCGAAGAAAACCAAAAACTCATTCAAATTTTGGAATATGCCTATTACCACAACAAGCATGTTTTCTTTTTTGGCAATGGCGGTAGCGGCGCAACCGCTTCCCATTTTTGCGAAGACTTAGGCAAAGGCACTTTGAATGGGAAAAAAGATATCAAACGATTTCGTACCATCAGTCTGACCGATAATACCCCTTACATTTTGGCACTGGCCAACGATGAGGGATATGAATCGATTTTCGTGGAACAATTGAGAAATTTGGCAGACCCTGGAGATGTCGCAATTGGAATCAGTGGCTCGGGCAATAGCCCCAATGTGCTGCGCGCCATCGACTATGCCAACAAACACAATATGATCACGGTCGGAATGACCGGGTTTAACGGCGGCCGATTGAAAAAGATCGCCCAATATTGTCTTCACATCCCAATTGATGATATGGGAATTACCGAATGCGTCCATTCGATCATTGCCCATTACATCACCGATTATTTCCGAGAAAAAATCAACCAACAACATCACGAGATCGATCGCATGGCGACAGTATTCGAAGTAGAAGTTGAACAACATCGGATGCTCGAAAATATCAAGCTATAG
- a CDS encoding aspartate-semialdehyde dehydrogenase: MIDKKLLEDIIQKHYAYLKGVNFQGWDVLDGLNSRLFQELPFHKNKYVRLAWIQFFRKSPINLRSICQVPKGDNPKALALFISSLLRLGDFYRDTAFFTQALALYDRLMALRSNGYAGLCWGYNFDWQALAFHVPKFKPNMICSVFAGQALLDLFERIRNDHFLAEAKQVAEFIHKNLLLINENDRLCFGYIPGESAVIHNVNLMGAAFLARLYHVTNENDYQFQAERSVRFSAAGQRDDGAWPYGQRGHHQWVDNFHTGYNLMAIHDYQTYCQDDQFEPVLRKGLDFHLKRHFTAQLLPKYSDVRLYPLDVHCFAQAIITFLALRSYIPDYRVRVQQMIANALDILWDKKLHYFYYKKSRFFKSKIPYIRWSQAWMFYAFTYFLAGWDE, encoded by the coding sequence ATGATTGATAAAAAACTATTAGAGGACATCATCCAGAAGCATTATGCTTATTTAAAAGGAGTGAATTTTCAGGGCTGGGATGTACTGGATGGATTGAATAGCCGATTGTTTCAAGAACTTCCATTTCACAAAAATAAATATGTTCGTTTGGCGTGGATTCAGTTCTTTCGGAAATCGCCGATCAATTTGCGATCCATTTGCCAGGTGCCAAAAGGGGATAATCCCAAGGCGTTGGCGTTGTTCATCAGCAGTTTGCTGCGGCTGGGGGACTTTTATCGAGATACAGCTTTTTTCACTCAGGCGCTGGCGCTTTATGATCGGCTGATGGCGTTGCGGTCCAATGGCTATGCTGGCCTCTGTTGGGGCTACAATTTCGATTGGCAAGCCCTGGCGTTCCATGTTCCGAAGTTCAAGCCAAACATGATCTGTTCGGTTTTTGCGGGACAGGCATTGCTGGATCTATTCGAACGGATCAGAAATGATCATTTTTTAGCCGAAGCGAAGCAAGTAGCGGAATTCATTCACAAGAATCTTCTGCTCATCAATGAAAATGATCGCCTTTGCTTCGGCTACATTCCCGGGGAGTCAGCGGTGATTCATAACGTGAATTTAATGGGAGCTGCGTTTCTCGCCCGCCTGTATCACGTTACCAATGAAAATGATTATCAATTCCAAGCAGAACGATCGGTTCGGTTCTCGGCGGCAGGTCAACGGGACGATGGCGCTTGGCCGTACGGCCAACGGGGACATCATCAATGGGTGGATAACTTCCATACAGGCTACAATTTGATGGCCATACATGATTATCAAACATATTGTCAAGATGACCAATTCGAGCCAGTGCTGCGGAAAGGGCTTGATTTTCATCTAAAACGACATTTCACAGCTCAGCTATTGCCCAAATATTCCGATGTGCGATTGTACCCGTTAGATGTCCATTGTTTCGCCCAGGCGATCATCACATTTTTGGCATTGCGCAGCTATATTCCAGATTATCGCGTTCGGGTACAGCAGATGATCGCCAATGCCTTGGATATTTTGTGGGACAAAAAGCTACACTATTTTTATTATAAAAAGTCTCGCTTTTTTAAGAGCAAAATTCCATACATCCGCTGGTCTCAGGCATGGATGTTCTATGCGTTCACGTATTTTTTAGCGGGGTGGGATGAATAG
- a CDS encoding capsule assembly Wzi family protein: MKRNLLLICIVAQLVSPIAEAQIHKTIPTYHWAYPYLSELRLRGYLPSLSTIRQPYTETEVANAILILNQQADNVGMAASPNDRWMLDLLSREFLRRDHWTDERLLRIDSGLWLDESVLKDSRGVRFYTQLRSQIGVHWKNRLAFYNGIRLDQSLLDDPLYPGKRWRGFAGYTEQAYVRFSFDDFRKTNIDFSLTLGRDFLNWGAGKTGRLLFSDHAQPLDQLKIDLAYKGIQFYVLAAQLEKWQLSDSLAKMYGTRRANRYISAHGITIAIKNRFFIGLTEALLYGGPDAPWELKYHNPMLYYHGELLNGGGTDGNGFLYLDFDFYPWPNWELYGEILVDDYQLEKKIPIDLEPNEFGFILGGQLARLLGISGSRIGVEYVRIANRTYNSWQEWEKFVHFNRPIGYCLGNNFDRWQVRASQWLWRGCQIDVAWDRIRQGIGSPLARWDTPWLKYTVAEGYHEPFPYGVVETASNLTLIFRYHPRAFLFLESQARYANVKNVDHLLGKNRRGWDFMVNLHLNFGKDWRY, encoded by the coding sequence ATGAAACGAAACCTGCTGTTGATCTGCATCGTTGCTCAATTGGTCAGTCCTATCGCCGAAGCTCAGATTCATAAGACGATTCCAACTTATCACTGGGCCTATCCATATTTAAGTGAATTACGGTTGCGAGGCTATTTGCCCTCGCTTTCGACCATTCGCCAGCCATACACTGAGACCGAGGTAGCGAATGCGATTTTGATTTTAAACCAGCAGGCTGACAATGTCGGAATGGCTGCATCGCCGAATGACCGCTGGATGCTCGATTTACTATCGAGAGAATTCCTCAGGCGAGATCATTGGACCGATGAGCGACTATTGAGGATCGATTCTGGGTTGTGGTTGGATGAATCAGTGTTGAAGGATTCCAGGGGGGTGCGATTTTACACCCAATTGCGGAGCCAGATTGGAGTTCATTGGAAGAACCGATTGGCATTTTACAATGGTATTCGATTGGATCAATCATTGCTGGACGATCCCCTCTATCCTGGCAAACGCTGGCGCGGCTTTGCTGGCTATACCGAGCAAGCATACGTTCGATTTTCGTTCGATGATTTCCGGAAGACCAACATCGACTTTAGCTTGACGCTGGGACGAGATTTTCTCAATTGGGGGGCTGGCAAGACTGGCCGGTTGCTCTTTTCCGATCATGCCCAACCATTGGATCAATTGAAAATCGATCTTGCCTACAAGGGCATCCAGTTTTATGTTCTGGCCGCCCAGTTAGAGAAGTGGCAGTTGTCGGATTCACTGGCGAAAATGTATGGAACTCGAAGGGCCAATCGATACATTTCGGCCCATGGGATAACTATTGCCATTAAAAATAGGTTCTTCATTGGACTGACCGAGGCCTTGCTCTATGGGGGACCAGATGCCCCTTGGGAGCTCAAATATCATAATCCCATGCTTTACTATCACGGCGAACTATTGAATGGCGGCGGAACTGATGGCAATGGGTTCCTTTATTTGGATTTCGATTTTTACCCATGGCCCAATTGGGAACTTTATGGGGAGATCCTCGTGGATGATTATCAATTGGAGAAAAAAATTCCAATCGATCTGGAGCCAAATGAATTCGGATTCATCTTGGGAGGGCAGCTTGCCCGCTTGCTGGGCATCTCGGGAAGTCGAATCGGAGTCGAATATGTGCGCATTGCCAATCGGACCTATAATTCTTGGCAAGAGTGGGAAAAGTTCGTCCATTTCAATCGGCCCATTGGCTATTGTCTCGGCAACAATTTCGATCGCTGGCAGGTTCGTGCAAGCCAGTGGCTCTGGCGCGGGTGTCAAATCGATGTGGCATGGGATCGCATACGCCAAGGCATAGGTTCACCTTTGGCCCGTTGGGATACGCCGTGGCTGAAATATACGGTAGCAGAGGGATATCATGAGCCCTTCCCATACGGCGTCGTCGAGACCGCCTCGAATCTGACTCTCATTTTCCGCTATCATCCGAGGGCTTTTCTTTTCTTAGAAAGCCAAGCGCGTTATGCCAATGTCAAAAATGTCGATCATCTTTTGGGTAAAAATCGACGTGGGTGGGACTTTATGGTCAATTTGCACCTCAATTTCGGAAAGGACTGGCGGTATTGA
- a CDS encoding bi-domain-containing oxidoreductase, with protein MKLLEVPAPTLTNKNILVKVHYSLISAGTESSKVTTARKGYLGKAKEKPEQVKQVLDTLKKEGIANTYRKVMNKLDAWSPLGYSCAGEVIEIGSEVTEFVIGDYVACAGQDIANHAELVSVPVNLCARVPENVPLSAAAYTTLGAIALQGIRQADLRLGESCAVIGLGLLGQLTVQMLKASGVMVFGIDIDPWAVERAKLSGADAAFQRSDGVLESWIVEKTSGQGVDAVIITAGTNSLDPIELAGRLARKKGKVIIVGAVPTGFSRENYFKKELDLRMSCSYGPGRYDPEYEQKGIDYPYAYVRWTEQRNMQAFLQLLAQGKVNVEHLTTHQFDFDEALRAYDLILKKTEPFLGIVLKYHPEREVQRRVILSQNRRRPAEVKIGFIGAGSFAQTHLLPNVKSYDHAALIGVATAAGNESRTVADRYGFAFASGDASDIYQNDEINTVFIATRHDSHAEYVIKALEHRKNVFVEKPLALTVDQLNAVAVASGQFSVISEQLSVGSRQSSVDSLQSPVGSRQVVNDQYLASNSKLPNYPITQLPNSEIRNLKSAIVMVGFNRRFAPLIQKLKEHIKTGPVAINYRINAGFIPRDHWTQDPDLGGGRIIGEVCHFVDLTMYLANSKPVAVAAFAMDSMLNTQDTVVIDLKFENGSIATISYFANGSKELPKEYLEVYGNGVTAILDDFKELTIYGKKKKRYKQSNQDKGHRHEVRAFLDAVKNGLPAPIPFEEIYLSSFLPFKIIDSIRTGRTISLTDQPLETTGQLRQNH; from the coding sequence ATGAAACTCCTGGAAGTCCCAGCGCCGACGCTCACAAATAAAAACATATTGGTCAAAGTCCATTACTCACTCATCAGTGCGGGCACAGAAAGCAGCAAGGTAACCACAGCTCGTAAGGGTTATCTCGGCAAAGCCAAAGAAAAGCCAGAGCAGGTGAAGCAGGTGCTAGATACGCTCAAAAAAGAAGGTATCGCCAATACCTATCGCAAAGTGATGAACAAGTTAGATGCCTGGTCTCCATTAGGATACAGTTGTGCTGGCGAGGTGATCGAAATTGGCAGCGAGGTGACCGAATTTGTTATTGGGGATTACGTCGCCTGTGCGGGACAGGACATCGCCAATCATGCAGAGCTGGTGTCGGTGCCGGTAAATTTATGTGCCCGGGTGCCCGAAAATGTCCCCTTATCGGCAGCGGCCTATACGACCTTGGGCGCCATTGCACTGCAGGGAATTCGGCAGGCAGATCTGCGGCTGGGGGAGTCCTGCGCGGTCATTGGGCTGGGATTATTAGGACAATTAACGGTGCAAATGCTAAAAGCCAGCGGGGTAATGGTGTTCGGCATTGATATCGATCCCTGGGCTGTGGAACGGGCGAAATTGAGTGGGGCGGATGCAGCGTTCCAACGGAGTGATGGAGTATTGGAGTCCTGGATTGTTGAAAAGACTTCTGGACAGGGCGTAGATGCTGTCATTATCACGGCTGGCACGAATAGTCTCGATCCGATTGAATTGGCCGGGCGATTAGCGCGGAAAAAGGGGAAGGTCATTATCGTGGGCGCAGTGCCGACTGGATTTTCACGGGAGAATTATTTCAAGAAAGAATTAGACCTGCGGATGTCCTGTTCTTATGGTCCTGGCCGATATGATCCTGAATACGAGCAAAAGGGGATCGACTACCCATACGCTTATGTCCGTTGGACCGAGCAGCGGAATATGCAGGCGTTTCTTCAGTTGCTGGCGCAGGGAAAAGTTAATGTGGAGCATCTCACCACGCATCAATTCGATTTCGATGAGGCGTTGCGAGCGTACGATTTGATCCTTAAAAAGACCGAGCCGTTTTTGGGGATCGTGTTGAAATATCATCCAGAGCGAGAGGTTCAGAGACGGGTCATTTTATCGCAAAATCGTCGCCGCCCAGCGGAGGTGAAAATTGGGTTCATCGGCGCGGGCTCGTTCGCCCAGACGCATTTGTTGCCCAATGTCAAGAGTTACGATCATGCAGCACTTATCGGTGTGGCGACGGCAGCAGGCAACGAGAGCCGAACCGTGGCCGATCGCTATGGCTTCGCTTTTGCCAGCGGGGATGCTTCGGATATCTATCAGAACGATGAGATCAATACGGTCTTTATCGCAACCCGGCACGATTCCCATGCGGAGTATGTGATCAAAGCGCTGGAGCATCGGAAGAACGTGTTTGTGGAGAAGCCGCTGGCTTTGACGGTTGATCAGTTGAATGCAGTGGCAGTGGCTAGTGGGCAGTTTTCAGTGATCAGTGAACAGTTATCAGTTGGCAGTCGGCAGTCTTCAGTAGACAGTCTTCAGTCGCCAGTTGGCAGTCGGCAAGTCGTGAACGACCAATATTTGGCATCCAACTCCAAGTTACCCAATTACCCAATTACCCAATTACCCAATTCCGAAATCCGAAATCTAAAATCAGCAATCGTCATGGTTGGCTTCAACCGCCGCTTTGCACCGCTGATTCAGAAGCTCAAAGAACATATCAAAACCGGGCCAGTGGCGATCAACTATCGGATCAATGCGGGCTTTATCCCGAGAGATCATTGGACCCAGGATCCAGATCTGGGCGGAGGAAGAATCATCGGTGAGGTGTGTCATTTCGTCGATCTGACTATGTATCTGGCCAATAGCAAACCAGTTGCAGTCGCAGCATTTGCCATGGATTCAATGTTGAACACTCAGGATACGGTGGTGATCGATTTGAAGTTCGAGAACGGCTCGATTGCCACAATCTCCTATTTTGCCAATGGCAGCAAGGAATTGCCCAAGGAATATCTGGAGGTTTATGGCAATGGGGTGACTGCGATTTTGGACGACTTTAAAGAATTAACGATTTACGGCAAGAAAAAAAAGCGTTATAAACAGTCCAATCAGGACAAGGGCCATCGGCATGAGGTCCGGGCGTTTCTGGATGCAGTGAAGAATGGCCTGCCGGCACCGATTCCGTTTGAGGAAATTTATCTATCGAGCTTCCTTCCATTTAAAATCATTGATTCGATTCGTACAGGAAGAACCATTTCACTAACTGACCAGCCGCTCGAAACGACCGGTCAGTTGAGGCAAAATCACTGA